In Trueperaceae bacterium, one DNA window encodes the following:
- a CDS encoding pilus assembly PilX N-terminal domain-containing protein, producing MRSDKGIAIITALLIMVVVGLLATGGALVTRMELNIARNDASSLQAHYAAQAGLQKYKTILFQYFRFLETISGTQNPERTACFDRMGTGMDIDRDGSEEYLWSGGEITFAEEWVKNSSGEEVGSYVVTIHRDSGNKNMFTIESKGRSNGARATVRSTLLVENTGVLENAIFTGQGQTNQYLNGGVTIRGGVYVVGDENNPNNTVIGANGNFSMLNEYDLTNGNYEAMRYRVSDGNRVADNLCASLRVDNGQVELNGSVKLGDPSNWLLGVYIGDSQEDLKVTDTLLQCVENKGICSEIGRFTLDLSEGGAPKFPLLGDEPAEESGCTEATWSDCIFQSGLKNGLVVAHVASTGAGYPLFGSTGAQDGVSDECEDFLSDPLLVFSNSAVDCTYTDANGVLQGFRYTTSNGWSSASFQVYGTVSLHGYDVKFDWPVEYVAKTLNGPTEADVEDWNASFVVEANGSGAGGGIDINQNFLTSDDEIDITGKKRLFPDHVLGLVAEGEVYQRAANVMAPVYAGDTFRIIKGNKILGSVVANKFCTTSAGDSIDCNAGQNAEVIYVNTGHNKPDIMQYVDSAGIPLFKVLSYERR from the coding sequence ATGAGATCTGACAAGGGCATAGCTATCATCACTGCGTTGCTGATCATGGTTGTCGTGGGGCTCTTGGCAACCGGTGGAGCGTTGGTAACTCGGATGGAACTGAACATCGCGAGAAACGACGCGAGTTCACTCCAGGCACACTACGCTGCCCAGGCCGGATTGCAGAAGTACAAGACGATCCTGTTCCAATACTTCCGCTTTCTCGAAACGATCTCGGGGACTCAGAATCCCGAGCGGACTGCGTGCTTCGACCGAATGGGAACGGGCATGGACATCGATCGAGACGGGAGTGAGGAGTACCTCTGGAGTGGCGGCGAGATCACGTTCGCAGAAGAGTGGGTCAAGAATTCCAGCGGTGAGGAGGTGGGCTCTTATGTCGTTACGATTCACCGGGACTCCGGTAACAAGAACATGTTCACTATCGAGTCCAAAGGAAGGTCGAACGGCGCAAGAGCCACGGTTAGAAGTACTCTTCTGGTCGAAAACACCGGTGTGCTGGAGAACGCGATTTTCACGGGACAGGGGCAGACGAATCAGTATCTGAACGGCGGGGTCACTATACGAGGTGGGGTTTACGTGGTTGGGGACGAGAATAATCCCAACAACACCGTAATTGGGGCCAATGGCAATTTTTCCATGCTCAACGAGTACGACCTGACCAATGGGAATTACGAAGCGATGCGGTATCGGGTCTCGGATGGGAATCGGGTAGCGGACAATTTGTGCGCGTCTTTGCGAGTCGATAACGGCCAAGTTGAGCTTAACGGTTCAGTCAAGCTCGGTGACCCCTCAAACTGGCTCCTAGGCGTTTACATTGGAGACAGCCAGGAGGATCTGAAGGTCACAGATACGCTATTGCAGTGCGTGGAAAACAAAGGGATCTGTTCCGAAATCGGTCGTTTCACATTAGACCTCTCCGAAGGAGGTGCTCCGAAGTTCCCACTGCTTGGGGACGAGCCTGCTGAAGAGTCCGGCTGTACGGAGGCCACCTGGAGCGACTGTATCTTTCAATCGGGCCTGAAGAACGGGCTCGTTGTGGCTCATGTTGCATCGACCGGCGCAGGGTATCCGCTATTCGGAAGTACCGGCGCGCAAGACGGTGTTTCGGATGAGTGCGAGGACTTCCTTTCCGATCCGCTCCTGGTCTTCAGCAATAGTGCGGTTGACTGCACTTATACGGATGCGAACGGAGTTTTGCAGGGCTTCAGGTATACGACGTCGAACGGTTGGAGTTCAGCTAGTTTCCAGGTTTACGGAACGGTCAGCCTACACGGTTACGACGTCAAGTTCGACTGGCCGGTGGAATATGTCGCCAAGACGTTGAACGGTCCAACGGAAGCCGATGTGGAGGACTGGAACGCTTCGTTCGTAGTCGAGGCCAACGGTAGCGGTGCCGGTGGAGGTATCGATATCAATCAAAACTTCCTGACCAGCGACGACGAGATCGACATTACAGGTAAGAAGCGGCTATTCCCAGACCACGTCCTCGGTCTGGTTGCCGAGGGAGAAGTCTACCAGCGAGCAGCAAATGTAATGGCCCCGGTCTACGCGGGCGATACGTTCAGAATCATCAAGGGTAACAAGATTCTCGGATCGGTGGTCGCGAACAAGTTCTGCACGACGAGCGCTGGGGACAGCATTGATTGTAATGCCGGCCAGAATGCGGAGGTGATTTACGTAAACACTGGTCATAACAAACCGGACATAATGCAGTACGTTGATAGCGCTGGCATACCTCTGTTCAAGGTGCTCTCGTACGAGAGGCGATAG